Within Chaetodon auriga isolate fChaAug3 chromosome 7, fChaAug3.hap1, whole genome shotgun sequence, the genomic segment CGACCACCTTGTTCAGTTTCAAAGGATAACAATTAGCTAGCACGACGGCTTAACTGAAGCGCAGCATCACTCAGGTTACATTTGACTTTGTTGCAAAGCTTTGTTTTGATCTCATAGACTTTTCACACTGCATTTTTAGCTCCAGGGTGAGGGAGCTGTTAGTCCCATGCTAAACGAAGCCATTagcagagtgagtgtgtgtgtgactaaccGTCTGTGATTAACCGATTAACATTTAACCGCTGAAATCCCTAATTTGAACTGTATTATTGTTTGTTTAGATGCTAAAGAATAATGTGCTGCTCAGTTTGTTAATTTAAGTAATACTGTAGAATATGCAGTACTTGTACACACTGCAGGCACTTGATGACTCTGCTGTAACCTGTTCTGCGACCTTTCtgacacaccagcagcatgcTGCCTGACGGTAAAAgtcatgttttgtctttattggTAAAGTCTATTCTAAGagtgagtcttttttttttttttacctgaatGACCTGAATTCTGTTCAACCAGAAGAAAGTCTCAGTACAGTTTTATGCTGCTGAGACGATGCTTCAAAGGCCTCTCACAATATTcagcaacattaatttagataCCTTTTTTTTAAGCCCAAGTAGCTCTATACAAAATCATTTAGTGCTCAGTTAgttttaaatcacacacaccagCTTGGATTCATGAAAATATCACTCACTTACCATAAATACCAACGAGCCTCATGGGGACCTAAAAGAAGACGTCTAAAGAAGTGGTCTGTCTGAATATTGGGATTTTACCTCCAGTAGTTACGACTATACCACCTCCATGGATGGTAAATTGATTTTTGCCGCTGAAATTAAGTCAACAGACTGGATGGTACTGATGGTAATATAAGATTTATTCTAAGACATTAAGTGTGAGACcaagagaggaaataaataattttgCAAGCCTAAAAGGAGACGTCAATACATTAAGCTGCAGCCTGGGGCTAACCTAAATGtgtcataaaaaaaagagaacttTGAAGCGCTTGTGAAAAGCACCAAGACAGATGAGTGGAAAGGCAAGTCACACGATAAAGGGAAAGAAACGGCTAGTTTCTGAGAAATCAGGTGATATAGTCATCAGATCATTATCTCAGCTTGTTTCATTATTGCAACTAATGCTagcagaaaatattttgatGAGTGTCAGTTTTAGTCAGTTTTACCTGCAACAACCAAATACTCTATTTATCCATTTTTGAGAGCTTGACACATTCTTCAACCCATTGGAATTCATAAATACACCTTTAGAATAAAGTTAGGAGATTGATAACCACTGCAGAGCCCTGATCTTGCATAGTCAAATTAAGCTGCATGCTTCATTAGAGAGATGATGGGCATTCTACTGACATGCAAGATTCCAGTGAGTATTTTAGTGAGAGACATGCTGTCTTTGCttagagagcttcatcacatggtgcaacaacaatcacctgaagctcaatatcaggAAAAACCAGTGAGCTCCTGGTGGACTAaagtgcttcaaatatggatgttgctgcaaagatgCTGCAAATTGTAAAaggtggatgcttcacacacatcttcaacccagaAGATctacacaatcagcacagtttcaaggtggacgcccaagattagtgtcaccaattcagtatctgaccaaacgTATGGTCACAacctccccttctgttcctgactTATGGTGTCGAATAATagaataaaagtgtttttatttgtgtgaacTTTTTCCATTATTAGTGCATttaattcttgagttatggccaaaaatttgttgatgatgtttcacctttgaccaccaaatctaatcagttcatttaATCAGTCCAGGTGAATGTTTGCgtcaaatttgaagaaattccctcaaggttccttggacggacagacggacagagaacCTGAACACTGAATGCCTCCAGGGATCGGGAAATCCTACTTCAGAGTGCAGACAATGAGACAATTCCAACCAATCTTCGGGCGACGGTATTTCTACCTCAACATTGAGGTACCTGATCAGTGTCATAGGTACCTCAACAGGGGGGGGCTGTTTGGTGGAAACGTGGCTTTACTCACAACGAAGGTTCTGACAAAGTGGGAAAATGAATGTTACGCAAAAAGGGTTTATTGAAGCAATTATTTCAAATGGGGAAATGGAAGCTGGAGTATTATGCTCAGGGTTGTTAGTTTTATGCATAGTTTTGTATGTTAGTAGATGATCTGTAATACATTATACAAGacatatggatttttttttcacactgaaaTAAGTCAATAGAGTgaataacaaagaaaatgttccTGAAACGTCTCAAACTAATCTAACATTTACTTTAAGAAATTAAGTGTGAAATAAGGAGAAGAAATAATGTGACTGAGCTgactaaaagaaaaaagggaactCTGAAGCGGTCATGTAAATTACCAAGAATTTTCTAGTTCACAAAAAAATTAAGCAATCCATTTGTTAGCTCATTATCTTGTCTCATCGTAGTCACTGTAATCATCTAACAGAGAATGTCCAAATAGGGACAAAATGCAGAAGTACTCAAAACTAATCACTACTGTGAGAAACTCTTCATCACTCAAAACCGaaactttttttccattctctGCATttgagggaagaagaagacattaTTCTCATAAGCggggaaagaaaacacatacTGACAGACCTGGGGGAGGAGTGCAGCCCCAAATGGCTGCTACAAAATATTTTGGATAAGTCCTGTGGTTTTAGTCAGATTTACCTGCAACAACCAAATATTCTATTGgtgcattttttccatttttgcttgGGACCTCAGCTCTTCGGAGACTGTAAGTACAGCTTTAGAATGAAGTTTGGAAAGGGACTGATGATTCCCTTGTTCATCATTTCACCTTTTAACTGCTTATGGCTACACACACTGTAAGTTAGGTATGCCTGATGACACCTATTGGTATTCTTTACAGCGATTCAAAGCATCAAAGTACTTAGAGTCTCTGAAGATACAGCGAAATAACACAAACGTTTGCTACAACTGTCACTTGAAAAGTTCAGATGTTTTCCAGATGAGGTTACGTACGACCCTTGTTTCATGGGCATGTGCGTTAAGTTGTTAAGTAACTTATTTAGTCTGGGCGGGTGTTGGTGTGTATCTTTTCCTATTCGATATACAAATGACATTCAAAGTGCCTGTATGTTCCAGCCATACAAGGAACGGCTATTACGGTAGGATGTCATATTAGAGGCAGCAGTACCCTCAGATCTCAGTGTTTACTGTTTCAACTGCACAGATAGTGGCTGCACCTGCTCACGGTCACACTCCCTACTCACGCTACCACCAACTACGAGACGACTACAGCATGGTAAGTCTCAACCTGACACATACAATATTTATGTTGTACTGAGTGTATTAAGCTCTGAAACTAAACTGACTTTTGAAAATTCTCCTTCAAGTTCACAGTTTCAAGTCATACgtctttgtttcttcattaatcatacctttcttctcctctcctgccccATCCTCTgacttccctcccctcctcttagGTGTTTAATTGTACAGATATAACTGCCGTGCTGGAGAAGTACTACCTCTCATCAACCTATGGCATTGAATTCTGTATTGGTTTCCCTGGCAACCTTTTGGTTGTACTTGGCTACATATTTTGTTTACCGGTGTGGCAGAGCTGCAATATTTACCTCTTTAACCTGGCAGTCTCCGATCTTATCTTCCTCTGCACGCTGCCACGCCTCTCGTACCTGTATGCAAACTACCAATCAGAGACCCTTCCCTATGCTTGTATTATCAACCGCTATATCCTGCATGTCAATCTCTACTCTTCCATCCTCTTCATGGTTTGGCTTAGCATGGACCGCTTCCTACTCATAAAGCATCCAACACGGAACCACTACCTGCTGAGGCCACGGGCAGCCCTGATCGTGACGGGGCTGAGCTGGCTAGCTGTCAATGTGGAAGTTGCTCCAATGATAGTGCTAATGATCCAGGACCTGCAGAGCACAAACTGGACACGCTGCAGTGATTTTGCAAGCCTAAAAGGAGACGTCAATACATTCGGCTACAGCCTGGGGCTAACCGTAACTGGCTACATTCTGCCTATGCTTGGACTTTGTGGTTTCTCCCTCAAAATTGCACATCTGCTCCGTGCTCAGGAAAGGGTTCTACAGCGAAGGACAATATCATTCAAGCGGCCTCTCAGGGTTGTTgcatcagctgcagccctgtttCTGATTCTCTACACTCCCTACCATGTGTTGAGAAATGTCAGAATAGCATCTTTGCAGGCCTGGGCGAAGCTGCAGGTGTGTTCGAGGATGTACATAGAGGCCCTGTACATCTTGAGCCGCCCAGTGGCCTTCCTGCACAGTGTCATGAACCCTGTCTTCTACTTCCTCATGGGCGACAAGTTCAGAGAGCTCCTATGGGCTAAGCTCAGAAAGatgttcagacagacagaacagcaaAGAGAACCAACCTGATGAAATTCAATGCATGATCCCTGCATGCGTACATCAttcacatcaacaacatcatACATCCACATGTGTATCAGCTCCTCATAAATTATATTTTGCTGAAAATTCTGAAGTTgtactttatttacattttcactgatATAATTGTCATTTACTATAATGTCATTAAGCTGTATAATAATGCAGATAGTTGGCTGTAGTGACCCTATCTACATGTTACATGTTTTATAGGCAGTAAGTGATTTGAGGGGTGATGCCATCccccttgttagcaaaatgagtgcaggggcagaggggttgtttaCTCGATTTTGATTATATGACTGTCCTGCCTGACTCATTGCCATTGTCACTCATAAATCCATGGCACTGCCCATAGTTCTTAAGTAGCAGATGGATTTCTAGTTATGACTTTTTCTCAGACCATTCAGTCCTTTTGTCAGGTTCCTCATGGATCTGTAATATGCTCTAAACTAAAACTTATACTATGTTGTTGTCTATGTAGTCTATAGAGTAGTGTaaccttcatgatcaaagtgacaagtagAAATGTGTAGTCATGGAAGGGGGAGAGGATCatagagccacactgctgcctgtagtattcctataATATTCCTATGATTGTTCAGCAGCATTTGTGCTGCTGAATCATTTAGTAGCATCTGTCCTGCTAAAAATACACCCCAGAACAAGACACTGCTGTAACAGGGGAGATATGACCTTAGATATACTTTTTACTATGGGGTTAGGATTATGGGTTAGGGCCTGTTGCCATTCTTATATTTACACTGTTTAAGCTCACATATATATGTTCAGAAAGGTTGCTGTTTGTATTTGTACCTGTATTTATTGAAAAGGCAgaattatttatatttgtaGTCAGATGAAAGTGGAGATTCATGTTCATGGTTACTACTCTGTGTGTGATGCTTGTGCTTGTTAAAGTCAGTACCGTTTCACCTTTTAATGTAGTAAAATATGACTTATCTAATAATAATGTGCCATACATATATTACTATTAGGAGGTTAAGGATTTGTGAGAAAATATACATCTTTTGAAAAAGACGCACTGAGGCACTGAGCAATGTCTCCCATTAGGATTTGACTGAAGGGATTATCACAACACCACATTACTGTCACTCCCCGGtctctgctgagctgagctgggcgtATGCTGCAGGGAGTGACGGGGTGACTGAAAGACTTCTATTATCATCAATCTGTATCAATACCAGTATTAATAAAATCCTAACAATACCCAGTCCTGCCACTTGATGCTTTATTCTCTGAAacgtttttctgtttttttgtctttttcttatCCTTTATACATACCAAAAGAGGATTATACGATCATCCTGAACATCAGCCAAGGAGAACAGTTTCAtgttttgatctgtttttgtttttcatggaCTTCACTGATCCCAGCTTGCTGACTTGTGTCGCACCTTACATTGTTTCAACTGAGTCGTCAGcaggattttcattttcatttggagaAGCTCctcattgttctttttttttttttcaaaggtttATTGTGCTGTTTCCTGAGTAGTGTCAAAGCTTTTAACAAAGACTGTGTATGGGTGACAGTCACTTACAATAGAGAAATGATGGGTTTGGACTTAGCTGAGGTATAAGCAGTACTTATCCTATCACTGTAGCGTACAGTGTGTGTAATTCCCTTTGTGTGAATATGCACGTGTATTTTCAGAGTCCATGTGTTACAGTGTCAGTCTAGACAGGCTTCCTATGCATGactccaccaccaccattaCAACAGTACatcatttcctcctttgttgctgtttgttttttgaaaccTCCTACTATATTCTAATCATATTCTAATATATAGTTGTAAAGTTGGAATGATCTGGACATCTCAGCTCTCATGAAAGCCTCCTTCATATTGGCCTGTCAGTGAACTTTGGTGTTTCCTTAGGCCCTGGATACCCTCTAAAAACACTTAACTTCATAGGGCTTTAACACAACAGACAGAATCAAATGCTTTCTTTCACTCATGACTAATCAGGCCCTGCTTGATCTGTCATTTCTTTACATTGGCATCCCTCCTGgaatgagaaaagaaaggaaaactgCATGAGCGTTTTAagtttcataataaaagtcagAGGGGTGATATTGAGACAGAGCCAGtgagaaaaaaactgcagaaaagtGCATGTGAGGACAAAACGCGAAACCTGACCCTCTGTATTATAAACCcaattccaaagaagttgggaagctgtgcaaaacataaataaaatagaatgtAATCATTGGCTAaccctttttgacatgtacttttgacatgaaatgaggaaataaaaacaatatattcaatgtttcacctcatcagcttcatggattttttgtaaatatatgtttattctgaatttgatgccagcaacaagTTTcaaaacaagttgggacaggagcaactaaagccTGGGAAAGGTGTGGAAGTATCATGACCGGGAATGAAAGGGGCGTCCACGAAGggttcagtcgttcacaagagaggatggagcatgattgtataaaggaaaATGCTGcacgggctcaggaacactttgtaaaacccTTGCTTTGGCTTCAAATCTTTCAGTATCTgaactttgaaaatgacaatttattTTCCAACATTACCAACAGTGTTGCACCAAACCACGGAGAAAACCACATTTACACAAACTGCATATTTGCAggagcagtgtgtgcatgcttacTCTCAGTACTTACTGTGAGCACAGTAAGTATTTGTGCACTTCCTCTACTGTATGTAAGTATAATCCGTGCAAAACCACTATACATTATTAATACTTTAAAGGAATCATCTGCCATAATCCATTTCACGTTACTGCTATTAGCCCTCCGTAGCAGGCAAGGAATTTGGGAACAGTTGAACCGTTTCATCTACACaaatatgtgcatacacacatgatgtacctgcacacagaggaaaatgaccCGCATACTGTAGCACATGAATAGTTCCCTCTACACCCAGGaggtgtgcagtgttttgtttaatGTGTCCTGATGAACAAGGTTGACCTATTTGAATCATCCTTTTCTATAAACGGTTTGTTCGTACTCATGCATCATCCTCTTTGCtatccagagaaaaaaaagcttgcTTTTTTCAACCTCTTGGActgagtgtgtgtaggtgtgtttggTGGTAGATTTGTAGACACAGTCTACAGTATGTTTGCAGATCAACTGTACTCTCTTCCTCAGGTATATGAACAGATCCAACAGGGACTGCTTTACCAACAATAAGTAGCACCAATGCAGAATAACTAGGCAGAAAATTCTTCTCAACAGAAACGTCCTTTTTGCTTTCGATACatgtaaacatgaaaaatcTAACATGATGTAAATCTATTCGAGTATGTCCTCACTGTATGtgattgcacacacacacacacgaacaatTGATCAGTAGTTAAAAGTCAAGTCAGTTTAATGACAGataacattaaaattaaaagttAAGCAAATCATGAGTTCTCCAGAAGGGAGTctggaacaaaaacagaagtagTCATATTTACAACTGAGAATGTAGCAGTGCTTaagcaaaagacaaacaagctGTAAAGCTGTCACACGTTGAAAAAGTTACATACTTTGCGTAATTGTGTATATCTTTGTGAAAATGAGAAagtggcataaaaaaaaaaaaacatttgacgGTGACTTTCTTTAAAAAGTAAAGCTTAAACCTACAGTGCTAAACTTCTGTCTCCCCCTTTCTGTCAGTGGCAGTCATTACACATGACGCCCTCGGCTCTGCCATAGTCCTAGCTGCTGTAGCCTACTCTGTCGCTACGGTTGCTCCCCCCTTCGCTCTGGCAAACCAGTCATTGCCGGTTGACATAAAACACATCGCTACTAGCGTGCCAGAGCAGGAATGTCCCCACAGACGCAGACTTAAAAACTCCAGCAAACTGTGCAATGTAGAGAGATTTACCTGGCCTGATCGGCTTAATCAGCATCGTTTGAACTTGTCTGGCGTTCATTCATATGTATGCATTTGTATGTCCCTCACTGCAGGTTTCAAAGAACACATCAAAGATAGAAACAATTATGTACAAGATTATTTTTTGGTAACCTTTTGCCTCCTTTTCTTTTAGAACGCAGGGCGATGTCAcccacagacagaaagacgagTGACTTCAAATTATTGTTGGGCCTCAGGGAAAAAAGAACTGCAACCTCACTCGCTCTGAATGCTGCTAGAGCAGA encodes:
- the LOC143323405 gene encoding succinate receptor 1-like, with protein sequence MVFNCTDITAVLEKYYLSSTYGIEFCIGFPGNLLVVLGYIFCLPVWQSCNIYLFNLAVSDLIFLCTLPRLSYLYANYQSETLPYACIINRYILHVNLYSSILFMVWLSMDRFLLIKHPTRNHYLLRPRAALIVTGLSWLAVNVEVAPMIVLMIQDLQSTNWTRCSDFASLKGDVNTFGYSLGLTVTGYILPMLGLCGFSLKIAHLLRAQERVLQRRTISFKRPLRVVASAAALFLILYTPYHVLRNVRIASLQAWAKLQVCSRMYIEALYILSRPVAFLHSVMNPVFYFLMGDKFRELLWAKLRKMFRQTEQQREPT